In the Malaya genurostris strain Urasoe2022 chromosome 1, Malgen_1.1, whole genome shotgun sequence genome, one interval contains:
- the LOC131425981 gene encoding circadian clock-controlled protein daywake-like yields MKSVTMRWMAVLFLGQLCWAMKFDVKPEFIKTCRFADKDFIGCSTESVQGLFDKLVTGIEGLEHVGTIDPMKISKIRILQGDGPVSVNASLSKVIVTGFAQTKVVRNVVNSKDFSWDTHIQLPKMRLEGNYLMQGRILVIPLNGHGKCWFEPSGMDIVMKTTTNLYERDNHVFYNVTDSKVDYTISGLKLHMGNLFEGVKVLEDSTNQYLNDNWRPVSEALKPIIAKTIEDILLAIMQSIFHQIPAEYFVADLPRSG; encoded by the exons ATGAAAAGTGTCACGATGCGGTGGATGGCGGTGTTGTTCCTGGGACAGCTGTGCTGGGCGATGAAGTTTGACGTGAAGC CCGAGTTCATTAAAACATGCCGTTTTGCGGATAAGGACTTCATCGGATGTTCCACCGAGTCCGTGCAGGGATTGTTTGACAAGCTGGTGACAG GCATAGAAGGTCTGGAACACGTCGGAACCATTGACCCGATGAAGATCAGCAAGATTCGCATCCTGCAGGGAGACGGCCCGGTTAGTGTGAACGCGTCCCTGTCGAAGGTGATCGTGACCGGATTTGCTCAGACGAAAGTGGTCCGCAACGT TGTCAACAGCAAGGACTTCAGTTGGGACACCCACATTCAGCTGCCCAAGATGCGTCTGGAGGGAAACTATCTGATGCAGGGTCGTATCCTGGTCATCCCGCTGAACGGTCACGGCAAGTGCTGGTTTGAACCGA GTGGAATGGACATCGTGATGAAGACGACTACCAATCTGTACGAGCGGGACAACCACGTGTTCTACAATGTTACCGACAGTAAGGTGGACTACACCATTTCCGGCCTGAAGCTGCACATGGGCAATCTGTTCGAGGGAGTGAAAGTCCTGGAGGACAGCACCAATCAGTACCTGAACGACAACTGGCGGCCCGTTTCGGAAGCGCTGAAACCGATTATCGCCAAAACCATCGAGGACATCCTGCTGGCGATAATGCAGAGCATCTTCCACCAGATTCCGGCCGAGTACTTCGTTGCGGATTTGCCGCGCTCCGGGTAG